A single Methylomonas sp. AM2-LC DNA region contains:
- a CDS encoding Rpn family recombination-promoting nuclease/putative transposase codes for MHTDSLFYRLFQNWPQLALNMLQLPYAAESYRFVSEEIKQTGFRIDGIFKPLDTQLEQPIIFTEVQYQPDPDFYGRFISEIMLYLYRQKPGRRWLALVIYPTRNIEKPASIEFEALLSLPQLKRIYLEDYQYRPEPGYAMLRLLGCSVNDTVKVAQALLEQHDKLDKEVIEFIETVLVYKLPNLSREEIRIMLALNDVELKQTRFYQEIAAEERCEGKKEGKLEGKLEGECHLLIRQLNKRFGPLPQSALQKLEQAKIEQLELWGERILDAKSLAEVFE; via the coding sequence ATGCATACGGATAGTCTTTTTTACCGCCTGTTTCAAAACTGGCCGCAGTTAGCTTTAAACATGCTGCAATTACCTTATGCCGCTGAAAGTTATCGGTTTGTTTCGGAAGAAATTAAACAAACTGGGTTTAGAATTGATGGAATATTTAAGCCTTTAGATACTCAACTGGAGCAGCCGATTATTTTTACTGAAGTACAATATCAGCCAGATCCTGATTTTTATGGTCGGTTTATCAGTGAAATCATGTTGTACTTATATCGGCAAAAACCAGGAAGGCGTTGGCTGGCCTTAGTGATTTATCCAACCAGAAATATCGAGAAACCTGCCAGTATTGAATTTGAAGCGTTGCTATCGTTACCACAGTTGAAACGTATTTATCTTGAGGATTATCAGTACCGCCCTGAGCCAGGTTATGCCATGTTACGTTTGCTCGGCTGTTCAGTAAACGATACTGTAAAGGTGGCGCAAGCTTTACTTGAACAACATGATAAACTGGATAAAGAGGTAATTGAATTTATAGAGACTGTTTTAGTCTATAAACTACCTAATTTGAGCCGCGAGGAGATTAGAATCATGCTAGCATTAAACGATGTTGAATTAAAACAAACACGTTTCTATCAAGAAATTGCCGCCGAAGAAAGATGCGAAGGTAAGAAAGAAGGCAAGTTGGAAGGCAAGCTGGAAGGTGAATGCCATTTGTTAATACGCCAGCTTAACAAACGCTTCGGCCCTTTACCTCAGTCAGCGTTGCAAAAATTGGAACAAGCAAAAATAGAACAACTTGAGTTATGGGGCGAACGCATATTGGATGCCAAATCGTTGGCTGAGGTTTTTGAGTAA